The sequence TTGCAGGGCTTGTGAAGGGTGCAAGCGAAGGTGCAGGATTGGGCAATAGGTTTTTAAGCCACATCAGGGATGTTCAGGTTATCGTGCATGTGGTTAGGTGTTTTGAGGATGAAGACATCGTGCATTCGGTTGGCGAGGTTGACCCCAAAAGGGATATAGAAATTATCGACACAGAGCTTATGCTTGCCGATCTGCAAACCATAGAAAACAGGGAAAACAAAACACTTAAAATAGCAAAAAGCGGCGACAAAAAGGCCAAAGCCGAGCTTGAGATACTGGAGAGGTTTAAAAACCTGCTTGAGAGCGGAAAACCTATAAGGAGTGAAAGCCTAAAGGCAGAAGAGGTGGATTTAGTAAACGAGTTAAGGCTTCTGAGCGCAAAACCTGTGATATATGTGGCCAATGTATCGGAGGATAGCTTAGATGGTAATGAATACTCAGAAACCGTTAAACAGATAGCAAACAAGGAAAATGCACCGGTCATAGTGCTTTCAAGCAAGGTTGAGGAGGAGTTATCCAGACTGTCTGAGCAGGAAAGAAAAGAGTTTATGGAGATGTTAGGCTTAAAAGAATCAGGCCTTGATAGGCTTGCAAAGGTAGGCTATCAGATGCTCGGTCTAATAACATTCTTCACAGCCGGACCAAAAGAGGTTCGTGGCTGGACGATAAAGAAAGGAACAACGGCAAAAGAAGCTGCAGGTGTAATACATTCCGATATAGAAAGAGGATTCATAAGAGCTGAGATCATAAAATACGAAGATTACATAGCCGCAGGGGGCGAAAAGCAGGCCAAAGAAAAAGGCTTAATGCACCTTGAGGGCAAGGATTATATCATGGAAGATGGCGATGTAGTTTATTTCAGGTTTAATGTATGAGGGTTATAAGGGACATATACGCAGAGTGCGATATAGAAGCAACGGCTATAGCGTTAGGAAACTTCGATGGCATCCACAGGGGGCATCAAGCACTTATTAATGAAACGGTCAAGCTAAGCAAAAAACTAAATCTAACACCTGCAGTATTCACTTTTCATCCCCACCCAAAAAAGGTCATAGAGCACATAGATGAACCGTTCTTAATTCAGAGATTTAAGGAGAAAACAAAAATCATAGAGAGCTTCGGTATAGATATAGTTGTTTGTGCCCACTTTACGCAAGCATTTGCCGAGATGGAGCCGTATAATTTTGTAAAAGACATACTCATAGACAGAATGCATGCAAGGGCAATATGTGTGGGACACGATTACACATTCGGCAAAAAGGCTCTTGGAACAACAAAAACATTAAGGGAGTTATCCAACAGTCTTGGTTTTGAACTTATCGTAATACCTCCGTTTAAAATCAACGGCACAATAGTAAGCTCAACAAGGATAAGGGAATTTTTAAGGACAGGTCAAATCGGATTGGCCAATGAGTTTTTGGGCAGGAATTACACCATATCCGGTATCGTAAAAGAGGGCGAAGGGCGAGGCTCATCGCTTGGTTTTCCCACGGCAAACATCTATCCAACAAACGAGATACTCCTAACAAACGGTGTTTATGCAGCCTATGTTTACATAGACTCAAAGAAGTATGCGGCTGCTGTTAATGTGGGCGTCAATCCAACATTCAAAGGCACACAAAAGCACATAGAGGCCTTTATCTTTGATTTTAACGGTGACTTGTATCGAAAAAGGATAACAATCGAGTTTATAGATTTTATAAGGCCAGAGAGAAAATTCAAAAGAATAGATGATCTGATAAGCCAAATAAAACAGGATATAAAACAGATAAAAACAATCCTTTAGGAGAAGGCGATGGTTTTTGAAAGCTTGGGC comes from Hippea maritima DSM 10411 and encodes:
- the ychF gene encoding redox-regulated ATPase YchF, with the protein product MGFKCGIVGLPNVGKSTTFNALSRGNAESSNFPFCTIEPNVGIAEVKDERLYKLAELVNPKKITPAVVEFVDIAGLVKGASEGAGLGNRFLSHIRDVQVIVHVVRCFEDEDIVHSVGEVDPKRDIEIIDTELMLADLQTIENRENKTLKIAKSGDKKAKAELEILERFKNLLESGKPIRSESLKAEEVDLVNELRLLSAKPVIYVANVSEDSLDGNEYSETVKQIANKENAPVIVLSSKVEEELSRLSEQERKEFMEMLGLKESGLDRLAKVGYQMLGLITFFTAGPKEVRGWTIKKGTTAKEAAGVIHSDIERGFIRAEIIKYEDYIAAGGEKQAKEKGLMHLEGKDYIMEDGDVVYFRFNV
- a CDS encoding bifunctional riboflavin kinase/FAD synthetase → MRVIRDIYAECDIEATAIALGNFDGIHRGHQALINETVKLSKKLNLTPAVFTFHPHPKKVIEHIDEPFLIQRFKEKTKIIESFGIDIVVCAHFTQAFAEMEPYNFVKDILIDRMHARAICVGHDYTFGKKALGTTKTLRELSNSLGFELIVIPPFKINGTIVSSTRIREFLRTGQIGLANEFLGRNYTISGIVKEGEGRGSSLGFPTANIYPTNEILLTNGVYAAYVYIDSKKYAAAVNVGVNPTFKGTQKHIEAFIFDFNGDLYRKRITIEFIDFIRPERKFKRIDDLISQIKQDIKQIKTIL